One window of the Rhipicephalus sanguineus isolate Rsan-2018 chromosome 2, BIME_Rsan_1.4, whole genome shotgun sequence genome contains the following:
- the LOC119383168 gene encoding putative gamma-glutamylcyclotransferase CG2811 isoform X4, whose protein sequence is MSHYVFVYGTLKTGETNHRIMTNPGNGRSTLIGQARTLKKWPLVLVSNYEIPCLLPCEGLGHEVCGEVYQVDDRMLEVLDWLESHPDFYVRSQEDVVMLSQPHSSTDVEGTTVRPSSTEAGDKRKAWVYFVRKFERELLSLPTVPHYTRKPGIELPEFNADEKSRRFLDNGFQRIAASALSACIGISACKTSNRK, encoded by the exons ATGTCGCATTACGTGTTCGTCTATGGAACTCTCAAGACTGGCGAGACGAACCACAGGATCATGACCAACCCAGGCAACGGTCGCTCCACGTTGATTGGCCAGGCGAGGACGCTCAAGAAGTGGCCGCTGGTTCTCGTGTCCAATTACGAGATACCGTGTCTGCTGCCTTGTGAAGGCTTGGGCCAC GAGGTGTGCGGCGAGGTTTACCAAGTGGACGATCGAATGTTGGAGGTCCTCGACTGGCTGGAGTCGCACCCCGACTTCTACGTCAGGTCGCAGGAAGACGTCGTCATGCTGTCGCAGCCGCATTCGTCGACGGACGTGGAAGGTACAACAGTGCGACCGTCATCGACAGAGGCCGGCGACAAGCGAAAAGCGTGGGTCTACTTCGTGCGCAAGTTCGAGCGAGAACTGCTGTCGCTACCAACCGTGCCACACTACACCCGAAAGCCGGGCATCGAATTGCCGGAGTTTAACGCCGACGAAAAATCACGACGATTTCTGGACAACGGGTTTCAACGCATCGCCGCGAGTGCGCTAAGCGCGTGTATAGGAATTAGTGCTTGCAAAACAAGcaacagaaaataa